CCGCGGGATCAGCGGCCGGCGAACACAGCACCGCGGACGGGACGACCAGGTCGGCCCGGTCCCGGGTGGCGGCGATCAGGGTGGCGTTGCGCTCGTCGGTGCCGGTCGCCCAGGCCGCCGCGGCCTCCGGCGTCTTGCCGAACAGGACGTGCCGCGCGATCAGCCGCCGCAGTCGCTCGCCGTCGTCCAGGTCGGTGTACCAGACCTCGCCGAACACCTCCCGCAGCCCGGCCCACCGGCCCTCGCCGAGCAGCAGGTAGTTCCCCTCGGTGACGATCAGGCGGGCCGCCCGGGGCACGCCGATGGCCCCCGCGATCGGCTGCTCCAGGACCCGCTCGAACCCCGGC
Above is a genomic segment from Actinoplanes ianthinogenes containing:
- a CDS encoding nucleoside/nucleotide kinase family protein; its protein translation is MTRTFPDLVNRARSLVASGRRAVLGIAGPPGAGKTTLAESLLAALAPAPPPGLTAGSWVAHVPMDGFHLADVELDRLGLRDRKGAPDTFDGWGYAALLRRLLADEDDMVYAPGFERVLEQPIAGAIGVPRAARLIVTEGNYLLLGEGRWAGLREVFGEVWYTDLDDGERLRRLIARHVLFGKTPEAAAAWATGTDERNATLIAATRDRADLVVPSAVLCSPAADPADGFLS